From Bacillus oleivorans, the proteins below share one genomic window:
- a CDS encoding PTS lactose/cellobiose transporter subunit IIA yields METAEQLAFQLILHSGNGRSLAMEALLLAKEKKWDEAEQKLEEANQELIEAHSIQAGLLTNEAKGEKVSISLLFIHAQDHLMNAITVKELCEEILQLWKHLGEVSSS; encoded by the coding sequence ATGGAAACAGCAGAACAACTTGCTTTTCAGCTAATCTTGCATAGCGGGAACGGAAGAAGCTTGGCGATGGAGGCACTCTTACTTGCAAAAGAAAAAAAATGGGATGAAGCCGAGCAAAAATTAGAGGAAGCCAATCAGGAGCTCATAGAAGCTCATTCTATTCAAGCGGGCTTATTAACAAATGAGGCTAAAGGTGAAAAAGTTTCGATTTCATTGCTTTTTATCCATGCTCAGGATCATTTGATGAATGCCATTACGGTAAAGGAATTGTGTGAAGAAATATTGCAGCTTTGGAAACATCTTGGGGAGGTGAGCTCTTCATGA